The Thioclava sp. GXIMD4216 genome contains the following window.
TTCTGCGCCGAAAGCAGGCTGTCAGACATCTTTCGTGGTCTCTTTCTCGGGCTTTTGCGCACAGCGCGGGCAAAGGCCCACGGCTTCGATGCTGGCGCGATCCACCCTGAAACCCACCCCCAGCGCGGATTTGTCCAGTTCGGCGCGCACGGCGGCTCCGGGCGCTTCGGCCACGGCATCGCACGTCTCGCAGATCAGGAAAACCGGCGCATGGTCCTCGCCCGCATGTAGACAGGCGATAAAGGCGTTCAGCCTGCGGATCCGGTGCACCAGCCCGCAATCGACCAGAAAATCCAGCGCGCGATAGGCCACGGGGGGCTGTTTGCCAAAGCCCTCCTCCGCCAGCCGTTCGAGCACCTCATAGGCCCCCATCGCGCGATGTTCCTCAAGCAGGATCTCCAGCACGCGGCGGCGCACCGGCGTCAGCCGCAGCTTTTGCGCCGCGATCACGCCTTCGGCGCGCGACATCGCATGGCCCGCGCAATGGGTGTGATCATGCGCCTCGAAGGCACTGACGCTCTCTTTTGAAACCTGCGGCATGTTATAGCATCACAATTCTGCTTGACTTGTTATTCTATTACATAAACAAAAGCACATTTGAAAACAAGTTCGTCCCGAAAGGAAACCACATGTCCCGTCTGCCGCTTCGTCTGGCCGCGACCATCGGTGCATTTGCCGCCCTGCCCGCCTTGGCACAAGCCGACATTCCCAGCGTCGTCACCGGCACGCCGGTCGTGCAATCCTTGGTCCAACAGGTGATGGGCAACCTCGGGGATGCGAAGGTGCTTCTGGATAAAGGGGCCGACCCGCATAGCTTCCAGCTGCGCCCCAGTCAGGCCCGCAGCCTGCAAGATGCCGATCTTGTGTTCTGGATCGGACCGGAGCTGACGCCGTGGCTTGATCGCGCGATCGATACGCTCAACAACTCGACCGCGATTTCGCTGCTGCATGCCGACGGCACGATCCGGCAGGATTTCCACACGCCGGAACTGGTGGAGGATGAGGACGGGCATGATCATGACCACGAGGCGCACGCCGATAGCGATCATGATCACGAGGACCATGATGACGGGCATGACCACGAGGATCATGACGAACATCACCACCATGACGGCCTTGATCCGCATGCATGGCTCAATCCGCAAAACGCCGAAATCTGGCTGCAGGTGATTGCCAAGGCACTGGCCGAAAAAGACCCCGAACATGCGGACACCTATGCCGCCAATGCCGA
Protein-coding sequences here:
- a CDS encoding Fur family transcriptional regulator; its protein translation is MPQVSKESVSAFEAHDHTHCAGHAMSRAEGVIAAQKLRLTPVRRRVLEILLEEHRAMGAYEVLERLAEEGFGKQPPVAYRALDFLVDCGLVHRIRRLNAFIACLHAGEDHAPVFLICETCDAVAEAPGAAVRAELDKSALGVGFRVDRASIEAVGLCPRCAQKPEKETTKDV
- a CDS encoding zinc ABC transporter substrate-binding protein gives rise to the protein MSRLPLRLAATIGAFAALPALAQADIPSVVTGTPVVQSLVQQVMGNLGDAKVLLDKGADPHSFQLRPSQARSLQDADLVFWIGPELTPWLDRAIDTLNNSTAISLLHADGTIRQDFHTPELVEDEDGHDHDHEAHADSDHDHEDHDDGHDHEDHDEHHHHDGLDPHAWLNPQNAEIWLQVIAKALAEKDPEHADTYAANADAAIARIKDLDAGLAKQLAPAQGKPFVVFHAAYGYLADHYGLEIAGSVSAGDAAAPGAAHLEDLHQALGADHVICAFPEAQHDPKQIKILLEGTEVKLGGALDPSGSTLDYGPDLYATLLSGLTKTLSDCLTQD